One window from the genome of Aliiroseovarius sp. F47248L encodes:
- the rplJ gene encoding 50S ribosomal protein L10 → MDRAQKEKVVEELGQIFESSGVVVVAHYAGLTVAEMQDLRSQMREAGGSVRVAKNKLAKIALEDKPAASIADLLSGMTVLAYSEDPVAAAKVMEGYAKTNEKLVILGGAMGETALDTAGVKAVAAMPSRDELIASIVGCIGAPASNIAGAIGAPASNIASILSTIEDKAA, encoded by the coding sequence GTGGATAGAGCCCAGAAAGAGAAAGTGGTCGAGGAACTCGGCCAGATCTTTGAAAGCTCTGGCGTTGTAGTGGTTGCCCACTACGCGGGTCTCACGGTTGCCGAGATGCAGGACCTGCGTTCGCAAATGCGCGAAGCTGGCGGGTCTGTGCGTGTTGCCAAGAACAAGCTCGCCAAAATCGCTCTGGAAGACAAGCCGGCCGCTTCGATCGCCGACCTTCTTTCGGGCATGACCGTTCTTGCCTATTCCGAAGATCCTGTGGCTGCGGCCAAGGTCATGGAAGGCTACGCCAAGACCAACGAGAAGCTCGTTATTCTTGGCGGTGCCATGGGTGAGACGGCGCTGGATACGGCCGGTGTCAAAGCTGTTGCCGCTATGCCGTCGCGTGACGAGCTTATTGCTTCGATCGTTGGCTGCATTGGCGCACCTGCTTCGAACATCGCTGGGGCCATTGGCGCGCCTGCTTCGAACATCGCATCCATCTTGTCCACAATCGAGGACAAGGCTGCTTAA
- the rplK gene encoding 50S ribosomal protein L11 — protein MAKKLAGTMKLQVPAGQANPSPPVGPALGQRGINIMEFCKAFNAKTQEMEPGAPCPTVITYYQDKSFTMDIKTPPASYYLIKAAGLKSGANKPGHETVGTVTAAQVKEIAEAKMKDLNANDIEAAMLIVLGSARSMGIEVK, from the coding sequence ATGGCTAAAAAACTCGCTGGCACAATGAAGCTGCAGGTTCCTGCAGGTCAAGCCAACCCCAGCCCGCCCGTCGGCCCAGCCTTGGGTCAACGCGGCATCAACATCATGGAATTCTGCAAAGCGTTTAACGCCAAGACGCAGGAAATGGAGCCCGGTGCGCCGTGCCCGACCGTGATCACCTACTATCAGGACAAGTCCTTTACCATGGATATCAAGACGCCACCTGCGTCTTACTATCTGATCAAAGCGGCTGGTCTGAAGTCGGGTGCCAACAAGCCCGGCCACGAAACCGTGGGCACGGTGACTGCCGCTCAGGTGAAAGAAATCGCCGAAGCGAAAATGAAAGATCTGAACGCGAATGACATCGAAGCTGCGATGTTGATCGTTCTGGGCTCTGCCCGGTCTATGGGCATCGAGGTGAAGTAA
- the secE gene encoding preprotein translocase subunit SecE — protein sequence MTNPLQFIQQVRAEVSKVTWPTRREVLLTTGMVFVLAALTALFFSLIDLGIRSGLAAVLGLFG from the coding sequence ATGACCAATCCGCTGCAATTCATCCAGCAGGTGCGTGCCGAAGTGTCGAAGGTGACATGGCCGACCCGCCGCGAAGTGCTTCTGACCACAGGTATGGTCTTTGTGCTGGCCGCGCTGACGGCGCTGTTTTTCTCGCTTATTGATCTGGGTATTCGCAGCGGTCTGGCCGCTGTGCTTGGCCTGTTTGGTTGA
- a CDS encoding glycosyltransferase family 2 protein, with translation MPSSRKVLFSAVKNEAPFILEWIAYHRVIGFDRIIICSNDCDDGTDEILAALSSHGVLEHLRHEVPVGTSPQLQAATRASEAGLIADGDWVLWLDADEFLNVRTGNQDVVSLVEALGDKKGILINWRLFGDSGQIPFPGRLISQDFTLCSKRRNIDNCSVKTLFKVGAGVVGFQSKGVHRPKIDPQAGLQLSDFLNGKGKTLSNGYAKHRRWLAGQDIGHDAKVQSEEVGFGLAQINHYVTRTPEMFWLKQLRGRGWAPKRDDGVNDRHTAPNYASMNHNETSDASVLFWEADTTAEIAKLMAMQGVSEAVENANRVVSSRLDDFRSSSFAEKFFEASEFELTLPEAEAALLCEEYAKASSILEYGSGGSTFVAAAVPDCQTVTVESDWNWSAKLRKAIYQRGAEKRVSVHWVDIGPTGSWGRPKTDAAWAEYPKYALEVWDLPTFAEPDVVLIDGRFRVGCFLACLFKCRKPMRVLWDDYVGREHYYVVEKYLKPTSLVGRMAVFDVVPTAIPAEMLLEIVLQFSDQK, from the coding sequence GTGCCAAGTAGTAGAAAAGTGCTTTTTTCGGCGGTTAAAAACGAAGCTCCCTTCATTCTGGAATGGATCGCCTATCATCGGGTGATCGGATTTGACCGGATAATCATCTGTTCGAATGATTGCGATGACGGCACTGATGAAATACTCGCTGCATTGTCTAGTCATGGAGTTCTTGAGCATCTTCGGCATGAGGTGCCTGTTGGTACATCCCCACAATTGCAGGCGGCCACACGAGCATCCGAGGCGGGGTTGATTGCTGATGGTGATTGGGTTCTTTGGCTGGATGCCGATGAGTTTCTGAATGTCCGCACGGGCAATCAGGATGTTGTGTCGCTCGTTGAAGCACTGGGAGATAAAAAAGGAATTCTGATCAACTGGCGTCTTTTCGGAGATTCCGGACAGATACCGTTCCCCGGTCGGCTGATATCACAAGATTTTACATTGTGCTCGAAGCGCAGGAACATCGACAACTGTTCGGTGAAGACTCTGTTCAAGGTAGGTGCTGGTGTGGTTGGGTTTCAGAGTAAAGGTGTGCATCGTCCCAAGATTGATCCACAGGCAGGATTGCAACTTTCAGACTTCCTGAACGGTAAGGGTAAAACCTTGTCAAACGGGTATGCCAAGCATCGCCGCTGGCTGGCTGGTCAGGATATTGGTCATGACGCCAAAGTTCAGTCGGAAGAAGTCGGATTTGGGTTGGCGCAGATCAACCACTATGTCACGCGCACGCCTGAAATGTTCTGGCTAAAACAGTTGCGCGGTCGTGGCTGGGCTCCAAAACGCGATGATGGCGTAAATGATCGGCATACCGCGCCGAACTACGCTTCGATGAACCATAACGAGACAAGCGACGCTTCAGTTCTTTTTTGGGAAGCTGATACCACGGCAGAGATCGCAAAGCTGATGGCGATGCAGGGGGTGTCCGAAGCGGTCGAAAATGCAAACCGGGTCGTATCGAGCAGGCTTGACGACTTTCGGAGTAGCAGCTTTGCTGAGAAGTTCTTTGAAGCATCGGAATTCGAATTGACACTGCCTGAGGCAGAAGCAGCGTTGTTGTGCGAAGAATATGCGAAAGCATCCTCCATTTTAGAATACGGTTCGGGTGGATCGACATTTGTTGCGGCCGCTGTACCGGATTGTCAGACGGTGACGGTTGAAAGCGATTGGAACTGGTCAGCAAAGCTGCGCAAAGCCATCTATCAACGCGGGGCTGAAAAGCGCGTCTCTGTTCATTGGGTGGATATTGGGCCGACGGGTTCTTGGGGGCGCCCGAAAACCGACGCCGCTTGGGCTGAGTACCCTAAATATGCGTTAGAAGTTTGGGACCTACCAACCTTCGCGGAACCCGACGTAGTGCTGATTGACGGTAGATTTCGCGTTGGCTGTTTTCTTGCGTGTTTGTTCAAATGCCGGAAACCTATGCGAGTTCTTTGGGATGACTACGTCGGTCGCGAACACTACTATGTTGTCGAGAAGTATCTGAAGCCAACCAGTTTGGTTGGACGTATGGCCGTTTTCGATGTCGTGCCAACTGCGATACCGGCGGAAATGCTACTTGAGATCGTCTTGCAATTTTCTGATCAGAAGTGA
- the nusG gene encoding transcription termination/antitermination protein NusG produces MAKRWYSVSVLSNFEKKIAEQIKTSVEEKGLGDEIDEVLVPTEEVIEVRRGKKVTAERRFMPGYVLVHMEMSDEGYHLITSINRVTGFLGPQGRPMPMRDAEVNAILNRVEEGVDAPRTLIHFEVGEKVAVTDGPFEGFDGMVEDVDDDNQRLKVTVSIFGRATPVELEYTQVTKQA; encoded by the coding sequence ATGGCGAAACGGTGGTATTCGGTGAGCGTGCTCTCGAACTTCGAAAAGAAGATTGCCGAGCAGATCAAGACCTCGGTTGAAGAAAAAGGCCTGGGCGATGAAATCGACGAGGTTCTGGTCCCCACCGAAGAGGTGATCGAGGTTCGTCGCGGCAAGAAAGTGACTGCCGAGCGACGCTTCATGCCCGGATATGTGCTGGTGCATATGGAGATGTCGGACGAAGGTTATCACCTGATCACATCGATCAACCGCGTCACCGGGTTCCTGGGTCCGCAAGGTCGTCCGATGCCGATGCGCGATGCCGAAGTGAACGCGATCCTGAACCGCGTTGAAGAAGGTGTTGATGCGCCGCGCACCCTGATCCACTTCGAAGTGGGCGAGAAGGTCGCGGTGACAGACGGACCATTTGAAGGCTTCGACGGCATGGTCGAGGACGTAGATGACGACAACCAGCGCCTGAAGGTGACGGTGTCGATCTTTGGCCGGGCCACCCCGGTCGAACTTGAATACACGCAGGTCACCAAACAGGCCTGA
- the rplA gene encoding 50S ribosomal protein L1 codes for MAKLGKRTKAAREAFAGKDNVSVEEAVALVKGNAKAKFDETIEIAMSLGVDTRHADQMVRGVIGLPNGTGKTMRVAVFARGPKAEEAQAAGADIVGAEDLMETVQGGTIEFDRCIATPDMMPIVGRLGKVLGPRNLMPNPKVGTVTMDVKAAVEAAKGGEVQFKAEKGGVVHAGLGKASFDEAKLVENVRAFVDAVQKAKPTGAKGTYMKKIALSSTMGPGVTISVDSATGN; via the coding sequence ATGGCGAAACTGGGAAAACGCACCAAAGCCGCACGCGAAGCATTCGCCGGCAAAGATAACGTTTCGGTCGAAGAAGCTGTTGCACTGGTCAAGGGCAACGCAAAAGCGAAATTCGACGAAACCATCGAAATCGCCATGTCGCTGGGTGTTGATACACGTCACGCAGACCAAATGGTCCGCGGTGTAATCGGTCTGCCGAACGGCACCGGTAAAACCATGCGCGTCGCCGTATTCGCACGTGGCCCGAAGGCGGAAGAAGCTCAGGCAGCCGGTGCTGACATCGTTGGCGCAGAAGACCTGATGGAAACCGTACAGGGCGGCACCATTGAGTTTGATCGTTGCATCGCGACGCCGGACATGATGCCGATCGTTGGCCGTCTGGGCAAAGTCCTTGGCCCTCGCAACCTGATGCCGAACCCCAAGGTTGGCACTGTGACCATGGACGTGAAAGCAGCCGTGGAAGCAGCCAAAGGTGGCGAAGTTCAGTTTAAAGCTGAAAAAGGTGGCGTGGTTCACGCTGGTCTGGGTAAGGCATCGTTTGACGAAGCCAAACTGGTTGAGAACGTGCGCGCCTTCGTCGACGCCGTTCAGAAAGCCAAGCCAACCGGCGCCAAAGGCACCTATATGAAGAAAATCGCGCTGAGCTCGACCATGGGTCCGGGCGTCACCATCTCGGTGGACAGCGCAACGGGCAACTAA
- a CDS encoding class I SAM-dependent methyltransferase, whose translation MIRDTSEFKDAPWRAIDRVEMEQALSVPTMLAKREQKLYYWLTSHWTQDIGAVVDLGCFVGGSTARLADGHMDAGKTHWVHAYDRFKADERTKASELYRKGIAPFKGTDIYWLARDLLEPWEERVTLHRGEILSKTWDGSPIELLVMDAAKSTETTDGIAERFFPHLIPGQSLVVQQDYFHWRLPWIPVQMHLMKDWFRPVAFCPDDTVIFQNIRQIDDEALRSGKVSGLNDDALIDCLTEVQPLARSWRKKQRIYHMKRAIKANPGVRVGHEMKPLEE comes from the coding sequence ATGATACGGGATACCAGTGAGTTCAAGGACGCGCCGTGGCGTGCCATCGACCGGGTCGAGATGGAGCAAGCCCTGAGCGTGCCCACCATGTTGGCAAAGCGGGAACAAAAACTCTATTATTGGCTTACATCACATTGGACTCAGGATATTGGGGCCGTTGTCGATCTTGGGTGCTTCGTGGGCGGTTCGACCGCACGACTTGCCGATGGGCACATGGACGCCGGGAAAACTCACTGGGTCCACGCGTATGACCGCTTCAAGGCGGATGAACGCACCAAAGCCTCAGAGCTCTATCGCAAGGGCATCGCGCCGTTCAAAGGGACTGACATCTATTGGCTGGCCCGCGACCTTCTGGAACCGTGGGAGGAACGCGTCACCCTGCATCGCGGCGAAATCCTGTCAAAAACTTGGGATGGATCACCAATTGAACTGCTGGTCATGGACGCTGCAAAATCGACCGAGACCACCGACGGCATCGCTGAACGGTTCTTTCCGCATCTGATACCGGGGCAATCTTTGGTGGTGCAGCAAGATTACTTCCACTGGCGCCTTCCGTGGATCCCGGTGCAGATGCACCTGATGAAAGATTGGTTCAGGCCGGTTGCCTTCTGCCCCGACGACACCGTGATCTTCCAAAACATTCGCCAAATTGATGACGAGGCGTTGAGGTCTGGAAAGGTCAGCGGGTTAAACGACGACGCGCTCATAGACTGTCTGACCGAGGTTCAGCCACTGGCCCGAAGTTGGCGTAAGAAACAGCGCATTTACCATATGAAGCGGGCCATCAAGGCCAATCCGGGGGTTCGGGTCGGGCACGAAATGAAACCCTTGGAGGAATGA
- the rpoB gene encoding DNA-directed RNA polymerase subunit beta translates to MAQTYLGQKRLRKYYGKIREVLEMPNLIEVQKSSYDLFLNSGDQPQPMDGEGINAVFQSVFPIKDFNETAILEFVKYELEQPKFDVEECQQRDLTYSAPLKVTLRLIVFDIDEDTGAKSVKDIKEQDVFMGDMPLMTPNGTFVVNGTERVIVSQMHRSPGVFFDHDKGKTHSSGKLLFACRIIPYRGSWLDFEFDAKDIVFARIDRRRKLPVTTLLYALGLDQEAIMDAYYDTVQYKLKKNKGWVTKFFPERVAGTRPTQDLINAKTGEVIAEAGKKITPRAVKKLMEDGKDIDLLVPFDSIVGRYVAKDIINEDTGAIYVEAGDELTLEHDKDGELIGGSLKELMDAGITDIPVLDIDNVNVGPYIRNTMAADKNMGRDTALMDIYRVMRPGEPPTVEAASALFDTLFFDSERYDLSAVGRVKMNMRLDLDAEDTQRTLRREDIVACVKALVELRDGKGDIDDIDHLGNRRVRSVGELMENQYRVGLLRMERAIKERMSSVEIDTVMPQDLINAKPAAAAVREFFGSSQLSQFMDQTNPLSEVTHKRRLSALGPGGLTRERAGFEVRDVHPTHYGRMCPIETPEGPNIGLINSLATFARVNKYGFIETPYRKVVDGKVTDEVNYMSATEEMRHTVAQANAHLDEEGRFENDLVNTRQSGEYTMAQRESVDLIDVSPKQLVSVAASLIPFLENDDANRALMGSNMQRQAVPLLRAEAPYVGTGIEGKVAIDSGAAIQAKRGGVIDQVDATRIVVRATEDLGLGDAGVDIYRLRKFQRSNQNTCINQRPLVKVGQQVSKDEVIADGPSTDMGELALGKNVVVAFMPWNGYNYEDSILISERIARDDVFTSVHIEEFEVAARDTKLGPEEITRDIPNVGEEALRNLDEAGIVYIGADVEPGDILVGKITPKGESPMTPEEKLLRAIFGEKASDVRDTSLRVKPGDFGTVVEVRVFNRHGVEKDERALQIEREEVESLARDRDDELHILERNIYARLRSMIEGKVAVKGPKGVKSGSKINDELLESLSRGQWWQLALEDEDDAKIVEALNEQFEAQKRALDARFEDKVEKVRRGDDLPPGVMKMVKVFVAVKRKLQPGDKMAGRHGNKGVISKVVPMEDMPFLADGTPVDFCLNPLGVPSRMNVGQILETHMGWAARGLGLNIDEALGEYRRSGDLTPVREAMRIAYGDDVYEEGIAGMDEDTLVDAAGNVTRGVPIATPVFDGAKEADVNDALTRAGFDTSGQSVLFDGRTGEQFSREVTVGVKYLLKLHHLVDDKIHARSTGPYSLVTQQPLGGKAQFGGQRFGEMEVWALEAYGAAYTLQEMLTVKSDDVAGRTKVYESIVKGEDNFEAGVPESFNVLVKEVRGLGLNMELLDAEGEE, encoded by the coding sequence ATGGCGCAGACCTATCTTGGCCAGAAACGCTTGCGTAAGTACTATGGCAAAATCCGTGAAGTGCTTGAAATGCCGAACCTGATTGAGGTTCAGAAAAGCTCTTACGACCTTTTTCTGAATTCCGGCGATCAGCCACAACCGATGGACGGCGAAGGCATTAACGCAGTTTTCCAGTCGGTGTTCCCGATCAAGGATTTCAACGAAACCGCTATTCTAGAGTTCGTTAAATACGAGCTTGAGCAGCCGAAGTTTGATGTTGAAGAATGCCAGCAGCGTGATCTGACATATTCGGCACCCTTGAAGGTGACACTTCGTCTGATCGTGTTTGATATCGACGAGGACACAGGCGCCAAGTCGGTCAAGGACATCAAGGAGCAAGACGTGTTCATGGGCGACATGCCCCTGATGACGCCGAACGGCACGTTTGTCGTGAACGGCACCGAGCGTGTGATCGTGTCCCAGATGCACCGTTCCCCAGGTGTGTTCTTCGACCACGACAAGGGTAAAACACACTCGTCAGGTAAGCTTCTGTTTGCCTGCCGTATCATTCCATATCGCGGCTCGTGGCTGGATTTCGAATTTGACGCCAAGGACATCGTCTTTGCGCGCATCGACCGCCGCCGCAAGCTGCCTGTGACGACCTTGCTTTATGCACTGGGTCTGGATCAGGAAGCGATCATGGATGCCTATTACGACACCGTTCAGTACAAACTGAAGAAGAACAAGGGTTGGGTTACCAAGTTCTTCCCCGAGCGTGTTGCTGGCACCCGTCCGACGCAAGATCTGATCAATGCCAAGACTGGCGAAGTGATTGCCGAAGCTGGCAAGAAGATCACTCCGCGTGCCGTCAAGAAGCTGATGGAAGATGGCAAGGACATCGACCTGTTGGTGCCGTTTGACTCGATCGTTGGTCGTTATGTCGCGAAAGACATTATCAACGAAGACACCGGTGCGATCTATGTCGAAGCTGGCGACGAACTGACGTTGGAGCATGACAAGGATGGCGAGCTGATCGGTGGTTCGTTGAAAGAACTGATGGATGCTGGCATCACCGATATCCCGGTTCTGGATATCGATAACGTCAACGTTGGCCCATATATCCGCAACACGATGGCGGCAGACAAAAACATGGGTCGCGACACCGCGCTTATGGACATCTACCGTGTGATGCGTCCGGGTGAACCACCCACCGTTGAAGCCGCGTCGGCACTGTTCGACACGCTGTTCTTTGACAGCGAACGCTATGACCTGTCGGCTGTTGGTCGTGTGAAGATGAACATGCGTCTGGATCTGGATGCCGAGGATACACAGCGCACTCTGCGTCGCGAGGATATCGTCGCCTGCGTCAAGGCGCTGGTTGAGCTGCGTGACGGCAAGGGCGACATCGACGATATCGACCATTTGGGCAACCGTCGTGTGCGCTCGGTCGGCGAACTGATGGAAAATCAGTATCGCGTGGGTCTGCTGCGCATGGAGCGCGCGATCAAGGAGCGTATGTCGTCGGTCGAGATTGACACAGTCATGCCGCAAGATCTGATCAACGCAAAACCGGCTGCGGCTGCCGTTCGTGAATTCTTCGGCTCGTCGCAGCTGTCGCAATTCATGGACCAAACCAACCCGCTGTCGGAAGTCACCCACAAACGCCGCCTGTCGGCGCTTGGGCCGGGTGGTCTGACCCGCGAACGTGCCGGGTTCGAAGTGCGCGACGTGCACCCGACCCACTATGGTCGGATGTGTCCGATTGAAACGCCGGAAGGGCCAAATATTGGTCTGATCAACTCGCTGGCAACCTTCGCCCGCGTGAACAAATATGGCTTCATCGAAACTCCGTATCGCAAGGTTGTGGACGGCAAAGTTACGGACGAAGTGAACTATATGTCCGCCACAGAAGAGATGCGTCACACAGTGGCTCAGGCCAACGCGCATCTGGACGAAGAAGGCCGGTTCGAAAACGATCTGGTGAACACCCGTCAGTCGGGCGAATACACGATGGCGCAGCGTGAAAGCGTAGACCTGATCGACGTGTCGCCCAAGCAGCTGGTATCGGTTGCGGCCTCGCTTATTCCGTTCCTGGAAAACGACGACGCCAACCGCGCCCTGATGGGTTCGAACATGCAGCGTCAGGCCGTTCCGCTTCTGCGGGCCGAGGCACCGTATGTCGGCACCGGCATCGAAGGCAAAGTTGCCATCGATTCAGGTGCTGCCATCCAAGCGAAACGTGGCGGTGTCATCGACCAGGTTGATGCAACACGTATCGTTGTGCGCGCCACCGAAGACCTAGGTCTGGGTGACGCGGGCGTCGATATCTATCGTCTGCGCAAGTTCCAGCGTTCGAACCAGAACACCTGCATCAACCAGCGACCGCTGGTGAAGGTGGGTCAGCAGGTTTCGAAAGACGAAGTGATTGCCGATGGTCCGTCCACGGATATGGGCGAATTGGCTTTGGGCAAGAACGTGGTCGTCGCGTTTATGCCTTGGAATGGCTACAACTACGAAGACTCGATCCTGATCTCGGAACGCATCGCGCGTGATGACGTGTTTACCTCGGTCCATATCGAAGAATTCGAAGTCGCTGCCCGTGACACCAAGCTTGGGCCGGAAGAGATCACCCGCGACATTCCGAACGTCGGTGAAGAAGCGCTGCGCAACCTCGACGAGGCTGGCATCGTTTACATTGGTGCGGATGTGGAACCGGGCGATATTCTGGTCGGTAAGATCACACCGAAGGGTGAAAGCCCGATGACGCCGGAAGAAAAGCTTCTGCGCGCCATCTTTGGTGAGAAAGCATCGGACGTTCGCGATACCTCGCTGCGTGTGAAGCCGGGCGATTTCGGCACCGTTGTCGAAGTGCGCGTGTTCAACCGCCATGGCGTTGAAAAAGACGAACGTGCCCTGCAGATCGAGCGCGAAGAGGTCGAAAGCCTTGCCCGTGACCGCGACGACGAGTTGCACATTCTGGAGCGCAACATCTATGCGCGCCTGCGCAGCATGATCGAAGGCAAGGTTGCCGTGAAGGGGCCGAAAGGCGTCAAATCGGGATCGAAGATCAACGACGAGCTTCTGGAAAGCCTGAGCCGCGGCCAGTGGTGGCAGCTTGCGCTGGAAGACGAGGATGATGCCAAGATCGTCGAAGCCCTGAACGAGCAATTCGAAGCGCAGAAACGCGCGCTGGACGCTCGTTTTGAAGATAAGGTCGAAAAGGTACGTCGTGGTGACGACCTGCCGCCGGGTGTTATGAAGATGGTCAAAGTCTTCGTTGCCGTGAAGCGTAAGCTTCAACCGGGTGACAAGATGGCCGGTCGTCACGGGAACAAAGGTGTTATTTCCAAGGTTGTACCGATGGAAGATATGCCGTTCCTTGCTGACGGAACGCCCGTCGACTTCTGCCTGAACCCGCTGGGTGTGCCGTCGCGTATGAACGTTGGTCAGATCCTTGAAACTCATATGGGTTGGGCCGCTCGCGGTCTGGGTCTTAACATCGACGAAGCCTTGGGTGAATATCGTCGCTCCGGCGATCTGACCCCGGTTCGCGAGGCGATGCGCATCGCTTATGGCGATGATGTCTATGAAGAAGGCATTGCCGGTATGGACGAAGATACCTTGGTCGATGCCGCAGGCAATGTGACCCGTGGTGTGCCGATTGCAACGCCCGTCTTTGACGGCGCGAAAGAGGCTGACGTGAACGATGCGCTGACGCGTGCAGGGTTCGACACCTCAGGCCAATCGGTTCTGTTTGACGGTCGCACCGGCGAACAGTTCTCGCGCGAAGTGACGGTGGGTGTGAAATACCTGCTCAAACTGCACCACCTTGTGGACGACAAAATCCACGCGCGTTCGACCGGTCCGTACTCGCTTGTTACGCAGCAGCCGCTGGGAGGTAAGGCGCAGTTCGGTGGCCAGCGCTTCGGTGAGATGGAAGTCTGGGCTTTGGAAGCATATGGCGCGGCTTACACGCTGCAAGAAATGCTTACGGTCAAATCGGACGACGTTGCTGGCCGGACGAAAGTCTATGAAAGCATCGTCAAAGGCGAGGACAACTTCGAAGCTGGCGTGCCGGAAAGCTTCAACGTGCTTGTCAAAGAAGTCCGCGGCCTCGGCCTTAACATGGAACTCCTGGATGCGGAGGGCGAGGAGTAG
- the rplL gene encoding 50S ribosomal protein L7/L12, with product MADLKKLAEEIVGLTLLEAQELKTILKDEYGIEPAAGGAVMMAGPAGDAGAAAEEKTEFDVVLKNAGASKINVIKEVRGITGLGLKEAKELVEAGGKIKEGVDKAEAEDIKGKLEAAGAEVELA from the coding sequence ATGGCTGATCTGAAAAAACTTGCTGAAGAGATCGTGGGTCTGACCCTTCTCGAAGCACAAGAACTGAAAACCATCCTCAAAGACGAGTATGGCATCGAGCCCGCAGCTGGCGGCGCAGTGATGATGGCTGGCCCTGCTGGCGACGCTGGCGCAGCTGCCGAGGAAAAAACCGAGTTCGACGTCGTTCTGAAGAACGCCGGCGCCTCGAAAATCAACGTCATCAAAGAAGTTCGCGGCATCACCGGTCTTGGCCTGAAAGAAGCCAAAGAGCTGGTCGAAGCTGGCGGCAAGATCAAAGAAGGCGTGGACAAAGCCGAAGCAGAAGACATCAAAGGCAAGCTGGAAGCAGCTGGCGCCGAAGTCGAGCTGGCCTAA